In Micromonospora purpureochromogenes, a single window of DNA contains:
- a CDS encoding LLM class flavin-dependent oxidoreductase, whose protein sequence is MSVLDLAPVARGASAGEALRATTELARRTEELGYRRFWVAEHHNMPAIASSAPAVLLAHLAAHTSTIRLGSGGVMLPNHAPLVVAEQFGTLEALHPGRIDLGIGRAPGTDQVTALALRRTMEGLSAEGFPRELADLMNYFSGDEPGQITATPGLGQSPAVWLLGSSGFSAQLAGLLGLPFSFAHHFSAQNTLPALQLYRQNFRPSRWLEQPYAMVAVNVVCAETDERAEWLAGPSALSFLKLRSGRPEPLATPEEAAAYPYNEVEREFVRQRRDGQAMGSPETVRRQLGDLLARTGADELMITTMVYDVADRVRSFELVADVAGGLRRNA, encoded by the coding sequence ATGTCTGTTCTTGATCTTGCTCCCGTGGCCCGTGGGGCGTCCGCCGGGGAGGCCCTGCGGGCCACCACCGAGCTGGCCCGCCGCACCGAGGAGCTGGGCTACCGCCGGTTCTGGGTGGCCGAGCACCACAACATGCCGGCGATCGCCAGCTCCGCGCCGGCGGTGCTGCTGGCGCACCTGGCGGCGCACACCTCGACGATCCGGCTGGGCTCCGGCGGGGTGATGCTGCCCAACCACGCGCCGCTGGTGGTCGCCGAGCAGTTCGGCACCCTGGAGGCGCTGCACCCGGGCCGGATCGACCTGGGCATCGGCCGCGCGCCGGGCACCGACCAGGTGACCGCGCTGGCGCTGCGCCGCACGATGGAGGGGCTGTCGGCGGAGGGCTTCCCGCGCGAGCTGGCGGACCTGATGAACTACTTCAGCGGCGACGAGCCGGGGCAGATCACCGCCACCCCGGGGCTCGGCCAGTCCCCCGCGGTCTGGCTGCTCGGGTCCAGCGGTTTCAGCGCCCAGCTGGCCGGGCTGCTCGGGTTGCCGTTCTCGTTCGCGCACCACTTCAGCGCGCAGAACACCCTGCCCGCGTTGCAGCTGTACCGGCAGAACTTCCGCCCGTCGCGCTGGCTGGAGCAGCCGTACGCGATGGTGGCGGTGAACGTGGTGTGCGCGGAGACCGACGAGCGGGCCGAGTGGCTGGCCGGGCCGAGCGCGCTGTCGTTCCTGAAGCTGCGCTCGGGGCGGCCGGAGCCGCTCGCCACGCCCGAGGAGGCGGCGGCGTACCCGTACAACGAGGTCGAGCGGGAGTTCGTGCGGCAGCGCCGCGACGGGCAGGCCATGGGGTCGCCGGAGACGGTCCGCCGGCAGCTCGGCGACCTGCTGGCGCGCACCGGCGCGGACGAGCTGATGATCACCACCATGGTGTACGACGTGGCCGACCGGGTGCGCTCCTTCGAGCTGGTCGCCGACGTGGCCGGTGGACTCAGGCGGAATGCCTGA
- a CDS encoding branched-chain amino acid ABC transporter substrate-binding protein: protein MRRSYVRVLGAAAIAAAMVGAAGCQDSGGDSGTASGDCGGKIAIFGAFTGDNAGLVIPSLNGAKLAVKQFNEKNKDCKVTMQEFDTQGDPAVATPFANQIAGDNSFLGVIGGHFSGESDATMPIYQAAGLAMVSPSATRTDLTQKGNKSFYRVVGNDGTQAGAVASYMKSQNATKVFAIDDGSAYGAGITAELGKNLGGTLAGTDKIQEKQSQFDATISKIKAAQADFVFYGGYTREAAPLVKQMRAAGVQAKFVGPDGLYDPAFPQGASGGAEGAIITCPCLPADKAGGTFSADYQKEFGQAPGSYGAEGFDAAQIYLDAFKDGKKSRADLLAYVKSYDKQGVSKYIKFDDKGDVDPSKVVIWAYQIKGTEISALQELKLS from the coding sequence GTGAGGCGTAGCTATGTACGGGTGCTGGGGGCCGCCGCAATCGCCGCGGCGATGGTCGGCGCCGCGGGTTGCCAGGACTCTGGCGGTGACAGCGGCACCGCGTCCGGCGACTGCGGTGGCAAGATCGCTATCTTCGGTGCGTTCACCGGTGACAACGCGGGCCTGGTGATCCCGTCGCTGAACGGCGCGAAGCTCGCCGTCAAGCAGTTCAACGAGAAGAACAAGGACTGCAAGGTCACCATGCAGGAGTTCGACACCCAGGGTGACCCTGCGGTGGCGACCCCGTTCGCGAACCAGATCGCCGGTGACAACTCGTTCCTCGGCGTCATCGGTGGGCACTTCTCCGGCGAGTCCGACGCCACCATGCCGATCTACCAGGCCGCCGGTCTGGCCATGGTGAGCCCGTCGGCGACCCGGACCGACCTGACCCAGAAGGGCAACAAGTCCTTCTACCGGGTGGTCGGCAACGACGGCACCCAGGCGGGCGCCGTGGCGAGCTACATGAAGTCGCAGAACGCGACCAAGGTCTTCGCGATCGACGACGGCAGCGCCTACGGCGCGGGCATCACCGCCGAGCTGGGCAAGAACCTCGGCGGGACGCTGGCTGGCACCGACAAGATCCAGGAGAAGCAGTCGCAGTTCGACGCGACGATCTCCAAGATCAAGGCGGCGCAGGCGGACTTCGTCTTCTACGGCGGTTACACCCGTGAGGCGGCCCCGCTGGTCAAGCAGATGCGCGCGGCCGGTGTCCAGGCCAAGTTCGTCGGCCCGGACGGTCTGTACGACCCGGCGTTCCCGCAGGGCGCCTCGGGTGGCGCCGAGGGCGCCATCATCACCTGCCCCTGCCTCCCGGCCGACAAGGCCGGCGGCACCTTCTCCGCCGACTACCAGAAGGAGTTCGGCCAGGCGCCGGGTTCCTACGGCGCTGAGGGCTTCGACGCGGCGCAGATCTACCTGGACGCGTTCAAGGACGGCAAGAAGAGCCGGGCCGACCTCCTCGCCTACGTGAAGTCCTACGACAAGCAGGGCGTCTCGAAGTACATCAAGTTCGACGACAAGGGCGATGTCGACCCGTCGAAGGTCGTCATCTGGGCGTACCAGATCAAGGGCACGGAGATCTCTGCTCTGCAGGAGCTCAAGCTCAGCTGA
- a CDS encoding ANTAR domain-containing response regulator translates to MAETQTDAERRRVLIAEDEALIRLDLAEMLVEEGYEVVGEAGDGETAVRLAEELKPDLVILDIKMPIMDGLAAAERIAGARIAPVIILTAFSQRDLVERARAAGAMAYLVKPFQKSDLVPAVEIALSRYSEIAALESEVAGLTDRLEIRKTVERAKGALMTTYGMTEPQAFKWIQRTAMDHRMTMKEVAERILAETAGGEVTQPTA, encoded by the coding sequence GTGGCCGAGACGCAGACGGACGCCGAGCGCAGGCGCGTACTGATCGCCGAGGACGAGGCGCTCATCCGGCTGGACCTGGCCGAGATGCTGGTCGAGGAGGGCTACGAGGTCGTCGGCGAGGCCGGTGACGGCGAGACCGCCGTCCGGCTGGCCGAGGAGCTCAAGCCGGACCTGGTCATCCTCGACATCAAGATGCCGATCATGGACGGGCTGGCCGCCGCCGAGCGGATCGCCGGCGCCCGCATCGCCCCGGTGATCATCCTGACCGCGTTCAGCCAGCGCGACCTGGTGGAGCGGGCCCGGGCGGCGGGCGCGATGGCGTACCTGGTGAAGCCCTTCCAGAAGAGCGACCTGGTGCCGGCGGTGGAGATCGCGCTGTCGCGCTACTCGGAGATCGCCGCCCTGGAGTCGGAGGTCGCCGGCCTCACCGACCGGCTGGAGATCCGCAAGACCGTCGAGCGGGCCAAGGGCGCGCTGATGACCACGTACGGGATGACCGAGCCGCAGGCGTTCAAGTGGATCCAGCGCACGGCGATGGACCACCGGATGACCATGAAGGAGGTCGCCGAGCGGATCCTCGCGGAGACCGCCGGCGGCGAGGTCACCCAGCCGACCGCCTGA
- a CDS encoding trans-sulfuration enzyme family protein — translation MFDASGMTTVDTRAVHAGRDDLTGLGVHVPPIDLSTTNPLPSVEGGGDAYELLATGGTLPAGASAVYQRLWNPTVARFETALAELEGTAAAVAFASGMAALTAALLAATRDGNRHVVAVRPLYGGTDHVLATGLLGTEVTWARPDEVAAAVRPDTALVIVETPANPTLDLVDIAALATAAGDVPLLVDNTVATPVLQQPARHGAALVLHSATKSIGGHGDVLAGVVACDADWAARLRQVRAVTGAVLHPLGAYLLHRGLQTLPLRVRAQQAGAEKLAGWLAGHPAVVRVHHPSVHDPAGLVGRQLSGTGSLLAFEVRGGAPAAASVAGACELITHAVSLGGVDTLIQHPASLTHRPVAGEAKPGGGLLRISVGLEDPEDLRVDLERALGVI, via the coding sequence TTGTTCGACGCTTCCGGCATGACGACGGTGGACACCCGGGCCGTGCACGCCGGCCGCGACGATCTCACAGGCCTCGGCGTCCACGTGCCGCCGATCGACCTCTCCACCACCAACCCGCTGCCCTCGGTCGAGGGTGGCGGCGACGCGTACGAGCTGCTCGCCACCGGCGGCACCCTCCCGGCCGGCGCCAGCGCCGTCTACCAGCGGCTCTGGAACCCCACCGTGGCCCGCTTCGAGACCGCCCTGGCCGAACTGGAAGGCACCGCCGCGGCCGTCGCCTTCGCCAGCGGCATGGCCGCCCTGACCGCCGCGCTGCTCGCCGCCACCCGGGACGGCAACCGGCACGTCGTCGCCGTCCGCCCCCTCTACGGCGGCACCGACCACGTGCTTGCCACCGGACTGCTCGGCACCGAGGTCACCTGGGCCCGCCCCGACGAGGTCGCCGCCGCCGTCCGCCCCGACACCGCCCTGGTGATCGTCGAGACGCCCGCCAACCCCACCCTCGACCTGGTCGACATCGCCGCGCTCGCCACCGCCGCCGGCGACGTCCCGCTGCTCGTCGACAACACGGTCGCCACGCCCGTGCTCCAGCAACCCGCCCGACACGGCGCCGCGCTCGTCCTGCACAGCGCCACCAAGAGCATCGGCGGCCACGGCGACGTGCTCGCCGGCGTCGTCGCCTGCGACGCCGACTGGGCCGCCCGACTGCGCCAGGTACGCGCCGTCACCGGAGCCGTGCTGCACCCGCTCGGCGCGTACCTGCTGCACCGGGGCCTGCAGACCCTGCCGCTGCGGGTCCGCGCCCAGCAGGCCGGCGCCGAGAAGCTCGCCGGCTGGCTCGCCGGCCACCCGGCCGTCGTGCGGGTGCACCACCCCTCGGTCCACGACCCGGCCGGCCTGGTCGGCCGCCAGCTGTCCGGCACGGGCAGCCTGCTCGCCTTCGAGGTACGCGGTGGCGCGCCCGCCGCCGCGTCCGTCGCCGGCGCCTGCGAACTGATCACCCACGCGGTGTCGCTCGGCGGGGTGGACACCCTGATCCAGCACCCGGCCTCGCTCACCCACCGGCCGGTGGCGGGGGAGGCCAAGCCGGGCGGCGGGCTGCTGCGGATCTCCGTCGGACTGGAGGACCCGGAGGACCTCCGGGTCGACCTGGAGCGGGCGCTCGGGGTGATCTGA
- a CDS encoding pyridoxal-dependent decarboxylase yields the protein MAEHMDPDEFRRAGYAVVDWIADYWTTLGKRPVTSQDPPGAVAAALPASPPEHGEPVEAVLADLDTLITPRLTHWQHPGFFGYFPANTSGPSVLGDLVSSGLGVQGMLWATGPACTELETVMLDWLAGIMDLPERFRSTGPGGGVIQDSASSATLVATLGALHRASGGRWRAVGIDRRYRAYTSTQGHSSIEKAARIAGLGEDGVRPIEVDPETLAMRPAALRAAIEADRAAGDVPAIVVATIGTTSTTAVDPLPEIGAICAEYGVWLHVDAAYAGAAAVCPELRWSHAGLQLADSYCFDPHKWLLTGFDCDAFWVADRGELIEALTVMPEFLRNAATESGAVIDYRDWQVPLGRRFRALKLWFVLRWYGVEGLRAHIRTGVALADRFARRVAADDRFELAAPHPFSLVCFRLRAGDEASAALLDRVNGTGRVHLTHTRVGGRYTLRLAVGSPLTAEEHVDEAWELLASAAGDVVAG from the coding sequence ATGGCTGAGCACATGGACCCGGACGAGTTCCGCCGCGCCGGGTACGCGGTGGTGGACTGGATCGCCGACTACTGGACGACGCTCGGGAAGCGTCCGGTCACCTCGCAGGACCCGCCCGGCGCGGTGGCGGCGGCGCTGCCCGCGAGCCCGCCCGAGCACGGCGAGCCGGTCGAGGCCGTGCTCGCCGACCTGGACACCCTGATCACTCCCCGGCTGACCCACTGGCAGCACCCCGGGTTCTTCGGCTACTTCCCGGCCAACACCTCCGGCCCGAGCGTGCTCGGTGACCTGGTCAGCTCCGGGCTCGGCGTGCAGGGCATGCTCTGGGCCACCGGCCCGGCCTGCACGGAGCTGGAGACGGTGATGCTGGACTGGCTCGCCGGGATCATGGACCTGCCGGAACGGTTCCGCTCCACCGGTCCGGGCGGTGGGGTGATCCAGGACTCGGCCTCCTCGGCCACACTGGTCGCCACCCTGGGGGCGCTGCACCGGGCCAGCGGCGGCCGGTGGCGCGCGGTGGGCATCGACCGCCGGTACCGGGCGTACACCTCCACCCAGGGGCACTCCTCCATCGAGAAGGCGGCGCGGATCGCCGGGCTGGGCGAGGACGGGGTCCGCCCGATCGAGGTGGACCCGGAGACGCTGGCGATGCGCCCGGCGGCGCTGCGGGCGGCGATCGAGGCCGACCGGGCCGCCGGGGACGTACCGGCGATCGTGGTGGCGACCATCGGGACGACGTCCACGACCGCCGTGGACCCGCTGCCGGAAATCGGCGCGATCTGCGCCGAGTACGGTGTCTGGCTGCACGTCGACGCCGCGTACGCGGGGGCGGCGGCGGTCTGCCCGGAGCTGCGCTGGTCGCACGCCGGGCTGCAGCTCGCCGATTCGTACTGCTTCGACCCGCACAAGTGGCTGCTCACCGGCTTTGACTGCGACGCGTTCTGGGTGGCCGACCGGGGCGAGCTGATCGAGGCGTTGACGGTGATGCCGGAGTTCCTGCGCAACGCCGCCACCGAGTCCGGCGCGGTGATCGACTACCGGGACTGGCAGGTGCCGCTGGGCCGGCGCTTCCGGGCGCTGAAGCTCTGGTTCGTGCTGCGCTGGTACGGCGTCGAAGGGTTGCGGGCGCACATCCGCACGGGCGTCGCGCTGGCCGACCGGTTCGCCCGCCGGGTGGCGGCCGACGACCGGTTCGAACTCGCCGCGCCGCACCCGTTCTCGCTGGTCTGCTTCCGGCTGCGGGCCGGCGACGAGGCGAGCGCCGCGCTGCTGGACCGGGTCAACGGCACCGGGCGGGTGCACCTGACCCACACCCGGGTCGGCGGGCGGTACACGCTGCGGCTGGCGGTCGGCTCGCCGCTGACCGCCGAGGAGCACGTGGACGAGGCGTGGGAGCTGCTGGCGTCCGCGGCGGGCGACGTGGTCGCCGGCTGA
- a CDS encoding transcriptional regulator has translation MAATARALGLPYRTVWHWCNDRPEPRQHGTQLRCFRCRSVDNPTKPAAYAYLLGLYLGDGHLVTTARVPVLRIYCSDAWPNLIELCDQAMRDVLANSVQRVQKQGCVGVQSYGTHWPCLLPQHGPGKKHERPIVLADWQHEIVERYPGDFLRGLFHSDGCRVSNRVTVRGKRYVYPRYMFSNESTDIMELCQWALDLLGIAWKMNRRNSLSVARREAVAALDRHVGPKS, from the coding sequence GTGGCAGCCACCGCCCGCGCCCTCGGTCTCCCCTACCGGACCGTCTGGCACTGGTGCAACGACCGGCCCGAGCCGAGGCAGCACGGCACCCAGCTACGGTGCTTTCGATGCCGGTCCGTCGACAATCCGACAAAGCCGGCCGCCTATGCCTACCTGCTCGGCCTTTACCTTGGTGACGGTCACCTTGTCACCACGGCGCGAGTGCCGGTCCTTCGCATCTACTGCTCCGACGCTTGGCCGAACCTGATCGAGCTGTGCGACCAGGCCATGCGGGACGTGCTGGCGAATTCGGTGCAACGGGTACAGAAGCAGGGCTGTGTCGGGGTGCAGAGCTACGGAACGCACTGGCCCTGCCTGCTCCCGCAGCACGGCCCGGGCAAGAAGCACGAGCGGCCCATCGTCCTCGCCGACTGGCAACACGAGATCGTCGAGCGCTACCCGGGAGACTTCCTGCGAGGCCTTTTTCACTCCGACGGCTGTCGAGTCAGCAACCGGGTCACAGTGCGGGGAAAACGTTACGTCTACCCGCGGTACATGTTCAGCAACGAGTCGACCGACATCATGGAGCTCTGCCAGTGGGCGCTCGACCTGCTCGGCATCGCCTGGAAGATGAACCGCCGCAACTCCCTCTCCGTCGCCCGACGGGAGGCGGTCGCGGCCCTCGACCGGCACGTCGGCCCGAAGTCATGA
- a CDS encoding Lrp/AsnC family transcriptional regulator: MPPAPNDVRPFAALDDVDRAILTELAADGRLPNNALAERVGVAPSTCLTRTRALRDCGAIRGFHAEVDPAAVGLPLQALVSVRLTAHERAAVDAFRARSVRLPGVVSVFHVAGAEDYVLHVRAASGDALRDFVLDHLAVDPAVQHTQTSLIFEQARGMG; this comes from the coding sequence ATGCCCCCTGCGCCGAATGATGTGCGGCCGTTCGCCGCGCTGGACGACGTCGACCGAGCGATCCTGACCGAGCTGGCGGCCGACGGCCGGCTGCCGAACAACGCCCTCGCCGAGCGGGTGGGGGTGGCCCCCTCGACCTGTCTCACCCGGACCAGGGCGCTGCGCGACTGCGGGGCGATCCGCGGCTTCCACGCGGAGGTGGACCCGGCCGCGGTGGGGTTGCCGTTGCAGGCGCTGGTGTCGGTCCGGCTGACTGCGCACGAGCGGGCCGCGGTGGACGCCTTCCGGGCCCGGTCGGTGCGGCTTCCGGGGGTGGTGTCGGTGTTCCACGTGGCCGGCGCGGAGGACTACGTGCTGCACGTGCGGGCGGCGTCCGGGGACGCGCTGCGCGACTTCGTGCTCGACCACCTGGCGGTGGACCCGGCGGTGCAGCACACCCAGACCAGCCTGATCTTCGAGCAGGCACGCGGCATGGGCTGA
- a CDS encoding branched-chain amino acid ABC transporter permease, which yields MNFDELFGHLGQHTVDGLSKGAIYALIALGYTLVYGVLRLINFAHSEVFMVGTFAVLGVWTAFGVENNPPAGQAILFLVLGLIAAAVASGGTALAIERIAYRPLRRKNAPPLIFLITAIGLSLVLVEVFGLLLPDVAGGALPSLFGRARQIVGMPTIIKQETLFQIGGTSITNIQVIVFVSAVVIMAILDWFINRTRYGRGVRAVAQNPETAALMGVNQERVIMLIFVLGGIMAGAAALLWSMRFGFTQNSIGFVLGLKAFTAAVLGGIGNLRGALVGGLFLGVVEVYGATLFASNWEDVIAFIVLIVVLMFRPTGLLGESLGRARA from the coding sequence GTGAATTTCGACGAACTCTTCGGCCACCTCGGCCAGCACACCGTCGACGGGTTGTCCAAGGGGGCGATCTACGCCCTGATCGCCCTGGGCTACACCCTCGTCTACGGTGTACTGCGACTGATCAACTTCGCCCACTCCGAGGTCTTCATGGTCGGCACCTTCGCGGTGCTGGGCGTGTGGACCGCCTTCGGCGTGGAAAATAACCCGCCGGCCGGCCAGGCCATCCTCTTCCTGGTGCTCGGCCTGATCGCCGCGGCGGTCGCCTCGGGCGGCACGGCCCTGGCGATCGAGCGGATCGCGTACCGCCCGCTGCGGCGCAAGAACGCGCCGCCGCTGATCTTCCTGATCACCGCGATCGGCCTCTCCCTGGTGCTGGTCGAGGTCTTCGGTCTGCTCCTGCCCGACGTGGCGGGCGGCGCGCTGCCGTCGCTGTTCGGCCGGGCCCGGCAGATCGTCGGCATGCCGACGATCATCAAGCAGGAGACCCTGTTCCAGATCGGCGGTACGTCGATCACCAACATCCAGGTGATCGTCTTCGTCTCCGCCGTGGTGATTATGGCCATCCTCGACTGGTTCATCAACCGCACCCGCTACGGCCGGGGCGTGCGGGCGGTGGCGCAGAACCCGGAGACGGCCGCGCTGATGGGCGTCAACCAGGAGCGCGTGATCATGCTGATCTTCGTGCTGGGCGGGATCATGGCCGGCGCGGCCGCGCTGCTGTGGAGCATGCGGTTCGGCTTCACCCAGAACAGCATCGGCTTCGTGCTCGGCCTCAAGGCATTCACGGCCGCGGTGCTGGGCGGTATCGGCAACCTGCGGGGCGCGCTGGTGGGTGGTCTGTTCCTCGGGGTCGTCGAGGTCTACGGCGCCACGCTCTTCGCCTCGAACTGGGAGGACGTCATCGCCTTCATCGTCCTCATCGTGGTGCTGATGTTCCGCCCGACCGGCCTGTTGGGTGAGTCGCTCGGGAGGGCCCGCGCATGA
- a CDS encoding branched-chain amino acid ABC transporter permease, translating to MIDKIRTADRRRVGLLTSVADRFSALPKWQRIAAIVALVAFLYYLPYLGIPGLTWLRTDSIAGGNNWAGVLFVCAIYVLVAIGLNVVVGLAGLLDLGYIGFFAVGAYSVALFGSVNSPVVKWIQNEFDLPPTWAVTWSICLLLAIVLTMIFGVLLGWPTLRLRGDYLAIVTLGFGEIIRIVARNANGVTNGPQGISAIPGPEGPPAAENEWFGLIDAKPWYWLAITMVLLMVFAVRRLEHSRVGRAWLAVREDEDAAAVMGVYPFKFKLWAFAIGAALGGLSGFLFASRNAFIDPTQFNANLSILFVAMVVVGGSGNMVGVSLGAVLLAYLPERFREIADYRWLAFGLAMVLVMILRPQGLIPSRRRARELKDRAAAAEEAPAHV from the coding sequence ATGATCGACAAGATTCGGACCGCAGACCGCCGTCGGGTCGGCCTGCTGACCTCCGTCGCTGACCGGTTCAGCGCGCTGCCGAAGTGGCAGCGGATCGCGGCGATCGTGGCCCTGGTGGCGTTCCTGTACTACCTGCCGTACCTCGGCATCCCCGGCCTGACCTGGCTGCGCACCGACTCGATCGCGGGTGGCAACAACTGGGCCGGCGTGCTCTTCGTCTGCGCCATCTACGTGCTGGTCGCGATCGGACTGAACGTGGTGGTCGGCCTGGCCGGCCTGCTCGACCTCGGCTACATCGGCTTCTTCGCCGTCGGTGCGTACAGCGTCGCGCTGTTCGGCTCGGTGAACTCGCCGGTGGTGAAGTGGATCCAGAACGAGTTCGACCTGCCGCCGACCTGGGCGGTCACCTGGTCGATCTGCCTGCTCCTGGCGATCGTGCTCACCATGATCTTCGGGGTGCTGCTGGGCTGGCCGACGCTGCGGCTGCGCGGTGACTACCTGGCGATCGTCACGCTGGGCTTCGGCGAGATCATCCGGATCGTGGCCCGCAACGCCAACGGGGTGACCAACGGCCCGCAGGGCATCTCCGCGATCCCGGGCCCGGAGGGTCCGCCGGCGGCGGAGAACGAGTGGTTCGGCCTGATCGACGCGAAGCCCTGGTACTGGCTGGCGATCACCATGGTGCTGCTGATGGTCTTCGCGGTGCGCCGGCTGGAGCACAGCCGGGTCGGCCGCGCCTGGCTGGCCGTCCGCGAGGACGAGGACGCCGCCGCGGTGATGGGGGTCTACCCGTTCAAGTTCAAGCTGTGGGCGTTCGCCATCGGCGCGGCGCTCGGCGGCCTGTCCGGGTTCCTCTTCGCCAGCCGGAACGCGTTCATCGACCCGACCCAGTTCAACGCGAACCTCTCCATCCTCTTCGTCGCCATGGTCGTGGTCGGCGGCTCGGGGAACATGGTCGGGGTTTCGCTCGGTGCGGTGCTGCTGGCCTACCTCCCGGAGCGGTTCCGGGAGATCGCCGACTACCGGTGGCTGGCCTTCGGCCTGGCCATGGTGCTGGTGATGATCCTGCGTCCGCAGGGCCTCATCCCCAGCCGGCGGCGGGCCCGTGAGCTGAAGGACCGCGCGGCGGCGGCAGAGGAGGCGCCCGCTCATGTCTGA